The genomic stretch GACAGTATTCCTGATGAGGTTACCTATCTATCCAAGATAGCCGAGCCTTCGGAACAGGCGTTCCGCAGTGTGCTCAATCCTGCCTTTATCAGCCGTTCAGGCAAGGATTTGAACAGCATTAACATCACGCAGGCTTATAAATCCAAGAACGCCTGGAAGAAGTATAAACGGAACTGGGCCCACCAGTTTGAGACCGTTGACGGCGTCCCGGCAAAGCGCTTTAAGGACAGCGTAAAAGCCGCTGAAGATACGTTTGCGGAAAAGATAAGCGGAAGCACACTTGCCTTTACCGGATTGAAATCCCTGGAAAGTGGACCGATAAGGATTGCCGTTTATTGGTTGACCGGCGACCCCAAAGGCAGGGGATTGCTCCGGCAGGCGGATAGGATAATCGTCCCAAGCGAGCCTTTCAATATTACAAAGGTGGAGCAGAGAAACTCACTGAGGTCGCTGGTGAATTCACGGTTGATACAAAGCGGAATGGCGATTATGCACGCCTCGCTTTCCATGCCGGTAATCACGGCGATGAATACTCTGGATAATTCTCTTATTCAGGGGTTCATTGACCCTGCATTAGGGCTTGAATCCTTCACTCCGGGCGGTGCGAGCCACCTTGATTTCATTAAAGAGAATGAGCAGTTGTTCCTGTCGGTTAAGGTTTCTCAGGTCTAACGGAAGTTAAAAGTTAAAGGTTACAGGTTACAAGTTAGGGGGCGGGGTAAAATCCGCCCTCTTCTTTTTTATATTAGCAGGCTTTGGCCATCCATTTCTTTTGGCTTGGGGATGTTTAGGAGTTCAAGAATAGTCGGGGCGACGTCGCAGAGTTTGCCCCCGGAGCGGAGCCTTCGGCCTTTATGCCCGTCGCTTACCAGTGTGAACGGAACCGGATTTGTCGTGTGATAGGTATGTGCTCCCCCACCGTGCTCAATATCAATCATCTCCTCGGCATTGCCGTGGTCTGCGGTTATTAATGTTATTCCACCGACCTTTTTTACCGCGTCCACAATCTTTCCGACGCATTCATCCACGGTTTGCGCCGCCTTTATCGCTGCCTCCAGAATTCCCGTATGCCCAACCATATCACAGTTGGCAAAGTTAAGGACAATAGCATTATATTTCCTAGAGCTAATTGCTTCCAATACCTTTCTCGTCACTTCCGGTGCGGACATTTCCGGCTGTAAATCATAGGTCGCGACCTTGGGTGAAGGCACGAGCATCCGGTCTTCTCCCTTAAACGGGGTTTCTTCTCCCCCGTTAAAGAAGTAAGTGACGTGGGCGTATTTTTCCGTCTCGGCTATGCGCAGTTGTTTCAGGTTATTCTGAACCAATAGCTCCCCCAATATGTTTTTGAGGCGCACCGGCTTAAAGGCAACCCGCCTGAACGACGCAGTCGGGCAGGTAGGCAGAGTAAAATCTTCTTCATACTGGGTCATGGTCGTGTAGAAAACCTTTGGGAACACCTTGCGCTTAAATCCTATCCCGCTCCCCCCGCTGGGGCGGGGTTCGGGGACGCCCGATAATTTAGAATCATCGAATGGGGCGAACCCTGGCTCTGTAAGCGTTCTGGTAATTTCCCTTGCCCGGTCTGCGCGGAAATTGAAGAAGATAACGGAATCATTATCCCTGATTCGGCTCGTATTCTTTAGAACAATGGGCTTGATAAATTCGTCGTTTTCCCCGCGCGCGTAGGCGTTTTTCATGGCAGTAATCGGGTCGTCTTCGACAACTCCATCGCCATTGGTTAATGCGTCATAAGCCAGTTGGACCCGTTCCCAGCGTTTGTCGCGGTCCATCAAATAATACCTGCCTGATATGGTGGCAATCCGTCCGATATCAAGTTCCCGCATCTTAGCAATAATCTTTTCAATATAACCGACACCGCTGGTCGGGGGCGTGTCGCGTCCGTCCATTGCGGCGTGGAAGAAAACCTGATTGGACTTTAGTCCCATCTCTTTCGCCATTTCCAGAAGGGCGAAGTAATGGCGGTCCGAGCTGTGGACTCCTCCATCAGAGACTAAACCCATAAGGTGCAGGTTAGTATTATTCTTTTTAGCATGATTCATGGCGGCAACCAACTCCGGATTGGTGAAAAAAGTGCCTTCTTCTATAGCTTTATCTATGCGTGTAATTTCCTGCCAGACAATTCTTCCCGCGCCCAGGTTCAGGTGCCCGACCTCGGAGTTTCCCATCAAACCCCTCGGCAAACCGACATCGAATCCGGAGGCCGAAAGCTCGGTATGGGGGTAGGTTTTCTCAAGGAGTGAAATGCTTTTACAGTTGGCCAGACGGATGGCGTTGCCCCGCTCCGCTACGCTCCGCGGGACGATAGGGAGTCCCCCGACCGCGTCGGGGGCGCCCTCTGTTTTGGAATTCACGCCCCAGCCGTCCATAATGAGCAAAAACACAAGCTTATCGGAAATCATGTGGTTAATATAGCATTAAAGCAGTGTGATAGCAATTATTTTTCAGGTGGTTCAGCGGAAGCAAAAGGCAAATCGTGTTGCTGGCCGGGCATCAAGTACCACTCATTTGATTGGAAAACCCACTGCAGGGTTTGGAGTTTAGTGTCCCGTTTATTATCTTTTTTGAAGTGATAGATAACGTTTATTTCCGCGATGGGCGTAGGGGCGTTTAAATCCAATTTAAGTTCATCTTTGCTCAAGGTGTATTTTTCTATTTCAATCTGGTGTGATTTGAAATAATCGACAACCCGTTTAAGGAATCCTTCCAGCTTTTTAAGCGCTAATCTGGTTAGTTTATCGCTGTTGAAATAGGAAAGCATTGCCCGGTCATTGCCGTTCTTGAATGCTTCACAAAAGCCGTTACAACGGGTGAGCAAAGCCGCTTCCAGCTGCTTTTGTTTTCTATGCTTTTCATACTCTTTTTTAAGGCGGCTGATTTCGTCTTTTATTTTCGGAGCCAGCGGGTCGTCCGGATATGCCAAAAGAATTCCCTCGAAGTTATCCATGCTTTCCTTGTATTTAGTCGGGTTTTGGTCGAGGAAATCCCTTGCTTCTTTGAGCATATCGTTGAAAGGTTTTTTAACGGGGAAAGACGGTTTCTTTTCCGGTTCTTTTTGAGCCGTATCAGGCGGTTTCTGGTCTGGTTTTTGGTCGCGTTTTCGGCCTATTTTGGATATAAACATAAGCGCCAATAACACCAAAATAATTATGCCGGCAATCTTCAATCCCTTTTTTAGTTTAGGCGCAGAGGTTTTGGTGGTCGGCAGTGGCGTATAAGTAACCGTCTTGGCGGTAGAACTCATCGCAGACGGAGTTTCTATGATGAAATTATCCAAATCATTTAGCAGGTCTTGTGCTGATTGGTAACGTGATTTCGGATCCTTAGCCATCATCTTAAGGAGTATTTTTACCAGGTTTTTTGGAATATCCGGTGCGAAAAGAGTGGGGTCAGGAGGTTCTTCGTTCAGGTGTTTCATGATTACGGTTACCGGAGTGGCGCCGTCAAACGGACGTTTGCCGGTAAGGGCATAGTAAAAGGTTATTCCGAGTGCATAAATATCAGCCCGGTGGTCAATCGGTTCGCCTTTTGCCTGCTCAGGCGCCATGTAATGCGGCGTTCCCATGATGTCGCCGGCAGAGGAAATACTGCTGGAGGAATCCCCGATTCTTGCCAGTCCGAAATCCATGAGCTTTATTTCACCGTTCTTTGAAAGCATGATATTTTCGGCTTTGATATCGCGGTGGATGATGCCCATCGAATGCGCAGCGCCAAGGGCGCTTGCGGCTGACTTGATGATCCGGATTGCTTCTGGAATAGGAAGCTTTCCCTGTTTTTTTATCCGCATATCCAAATTGTCGCCATCTATATATTGCATGATGATGAAATAAAAGCCGCCCGGTTTGGCCAATTGGATATCGAAAATCTGGATGATATTCGGGTGGTCAAGTTTGGCTGTGGAACGCGCCTCGCGTACGAAGCGCTTGACCCGGTCTTCTTCCTTGGAGAAGGAAACGGGCAGTATTTTAACCGCTACGTTTTTATCCAGCCGCTTGTGGTGGGCAAGATAAACCGCGCCCATGCCTCCTTCCCCGATCTTTCTCATGAGTTCGCAAGTGCCCAGGTCCCTGCCTATAAACGAATCTTTTAGTTCTTCTACCATAATATAAGTAACACTATAATAACGATATAGTTGCGGAAGTTCAAGTTTTATTGGATTTTTTACCCGACCTGCCGGTAGGGATAATCGTTACCAAGGCAAGCGAGGCGATGGCCTTTTTCCCGCCGATCGGACCAAGTCTTTCCATGGTCTTTGCCTTAATATTTACTTTGCCATTGCTGAGTTTTAATATCCGGGCGACGGATTCACTTATTTTCCGCTTAATGGGCCCGAGCTTCGGCGCTTCGGCGAATATGATGGTGTCAACGGAATTGACTTTCAGCTTCCGTTTGGAAAGCATCGCCAGGATCTCCCGGATGAAAATCTTGCTGTCGATTCCCTTGAATCTCGGGTCGGTATCCGGAAAGAGGTCTCCGATATCGCCCATTCCCGCCGCTCCTAAAATTCCGTCGCATATAGCATGTAGAAGGGCATCGCCGTCTGAATGGCCGAGAAGCCCGTGAGTATGTTTAATCTTTAATCCACCCAACAGCAAAGGGCGTCCTTTGACCAAGCGGTGGATATCAAAACCCAGTCCAATCATATTAATACAAGTCCTTATTAATTAAAGTGTTATTTAGATTCAAGCAGTTCCAAAATACGCTGGAAATCATCATTGGTAAAAAAGTGTATCCCTATATAACCCTTTGATTTATAAGCTGTTATGGTTATCTTGGTTCCGAATTTTCTCCGCAATCTTTCCTCCAGCTCTTTCAGGTATAAATTCTGCGATGGTGGCTGTGCGGATTGAGTTTGTTTGCGGTTAAGATAACTGATATTATATTCAAGTTTCCGGACGGACATTCCTTCCTTTTTGATCCTTTGGGCGAGTTTTATCTGGGTCTGTTTATCGCTGACTCCGAGTAGCGCCCTGGCATGCCCCATCGTAATAGTTCCACGTGAAACCTCATCCTGGATTTCCTTGGGCAGTTCCAAGAGCCGAATAAAGTTAGTTACGGTTGAGCGATCCAAGCCAATCCGTTTACCAACCTCTTCATGGGTTAGTTTAAAGACATCCGCGAAATCTTTATACGCCCTTCCTTTTTCAATCGGGTTCAAATCCTTCCTCTGGGTGTTTTCAATAATTGCCCATTCAAGCATGGTCCGGTCATCGGCCTGTTTTATTATGGCAGGAGCTTTCTCCAGTTTTAAAATCTGGCATGCCCTCCAACGCCTTTCCCCAGCTATCAGTTCATATTTACTACCCGCGGCTCTGACCAACAAAGGTTGTATAACACCGCTTGCCTTAATGGACTCTGCGAGTTCGTTTAATGCCTGGGGGTCAAATTCCTTTCTGGGTTGGAATCTATTAGGGATAATATCAGCTATGTTTAGTGTATCTACCCCACTAGTAACCTTAGTCGGTAATACCTTTTCAGGTGAGTGGGTGTCTTTTAACTCTGGTTTAGCCTCAAGTTTTATGCTAATTGGCCTAGGTAGAGGTGCTATACTGGTGTTATTTAGGAATGGTATCATCTCAGGTTTAGCTGATATCTTGGGCTGGTTAGATATGATATCCCCTAATCCCCTGCCTAGTTTCTTTGCCATTAGTCCAATCTCCTGTATACTAGCTTAATTACGGCTTAAAATCTCCCTGGATAGTTCGACATAGCCGAATGTTCCACATGAAACAGGGTTATAAACTACCCCGGGTTTCCCAAAGCTGGCTGATTCAGCTAAAGAAACATCACGTCTAATCTTTGTTTTAAACGTAAGGTCCGGAAAGTGTTTGATAACCTCTCCGGCAACCTCTTTGGAAAATTCAATCTCAGGCTCGAACATGGTAAGGACAATTCCGTTAACCTTTAACTCTGGGTTATATTTATTGCGAATATCTTCAATAATGGAAATCATCTGTGTCAAGCCCTCCATCGCGAAATATTCGCATTGGATAGGTATCAAAACTTCCTGCGCGGCAATCAGGGCGTTGAGCGAGAATGTCCCGAAAGACGGGGGGCAATCTATAATAATATACTCATAAATTTTGCCGACTTCTTTTAGGGTATTTTTAAGCCTCAAAGGGCCGATCTGACGCAAGAGACCCTGTTGTTCGAGGTCGTTTAAAAGCGGGCTGGAAACCAGGATATCAAGCCCGCTGTAAGGCGAGCTGGTGATTGCTTTATTGATTTGGTTAGCCCCGGTTATGACGGAATAAACGCCGATAGTGTGTTCCGTTTTGGAGCCGATTCCGCTGGTGGCGTTTGCCTGCGGATCCATATCAACTAATAGGCACGGTTTTTCCGCCAGGCTCAGGCAATATGAAAGGTTAATCGCAGTGGTTGTTTTTCCCACGCCGCCTTTTTGGTTTGTTACGGCAATAATTTTCATACAGGACATACTTTACATAATCGGGCGTTGCATTGCAATATTTTTCTCTTGACTTTTTGGATTTATTTGTTATGATAACTGCCGTTTAAATCTGGTTATCGGATAGATGTTTTTATACATGCATAACTCCTTTGTTTTCAAGATGTTATGTATAAGGCAAAACCAAACAAGAAGGAGCAATAAACATGTTTGATAAATTCACCGACCGTGCGCGCAAGGTAATGAGCCTGGCGCGCAACGAAGCGCAGAAGCTAGGGCACGATTCAATCGGCACGGAACATATACTGCTTGCTTTGGTCCGTGAAGGAAGCGGGGTTGCCGCGCGCGCACTTTTAAGCATGGAGATAGATTTAAAGAAAATTGCCCAGGAAATAGAAAAGAAAATTCCAACCGAACCGAAACCGGCCACTGCCGGCTCATTGCCTTTTACTCCGCGCGCCAAACGGGCATTGGAATTTTCCCATGAAGAAGCGGCTAATCTTGGCCATGATTATATCGGGACCGAGCACTTGTTGCTTGGGTTGCTCAAAGAACAGGAAGGGCTGGCTGCCAGGACTTTAATAAGCATGGGCGTAAAGCTGGAAGATATCCGCGCTGAGATACTGGATATTCTGGGCGCGGGTATGCCTCCGATGGATTCCGCAGAGGAAGCACCTGAAGAGCCTGAAACTGCTGGTACCGGATCAAAGACCATGCCACGTTCTTCCGGAAAGTCAAAGACCCCGGCGCTGGATGCCTTCGGGCGCGACCTGACCGAACTTGCCCGCCAGAACGAGCTTGACCCGGTCATCGGAAGGCGCCGCGAAATCGAGCGCGTTGTCCAGGTTCTCTGCCGTAGGACAAAGAATAACCCGGCTCTTTTGGGCGAAGCGGGAGTCGGCAAGACCGCCATCGTTGAAGGCCTGGCGCAGGATATTATTGCACTGCGCGTGCCGGAAATCCTTAAGGATAAACGGATTGTTATTCTGGACCTGGCTCTCATGGTTGCCGGAACCAAATACCGCGGCCAGTTCGAGGAACGTATCAAGGCCGTCATGAACGAAGTCAGGAAAAACAAGCACATCATTCTTTTTATCGACGAGTTGCATACGCTGGTCGGGGCAGGCGGCGCGGAAGGCGCGATAGACGCCTCCAACGTTTTAAAGCCGGCGCTTTCACGAGGGGAAATCCAGTGTATCGGCGCGACGACTCTTGATGAGTACCGCAAATATATCGAGAAGGACGGCGCTTTGGAAAGGCGGTTCCAGACGATTATGGTCGACCCGCCCTCTAAGGACGAAGCCCTGGAAATCCTTAAAGGGTTGAGCGATAAATACGAGGCGCATCATAAGGTAAAATATACGGAAGGCGCCCTGGCATCGTGCGTCGAGCTTTCCGTGAGATATATCAGCGGCCGGTATCTGCCGGATAAGGCGATTGACGTCATGGATGAATCCGGAGCCAGGATACGGTTGCAGTCGCTTGTCAAGCCGCCGGACCTCAAGGAAATGGAAGCGGAATTATTAAAGGTGGAAAAAGATAAAGAAGCGGCGGTGCGGGCGCAGGACTTTGAAAAGGCCGCCCAGATACGCGACAAGCTTTCCCGCCTGCGCGGCAAGAAGGAGAGCGTCCTTAAGGAATGGCAGGCGCAGCATCAGGAAGCCGAAGGCGTGGTGGATGAAAACGTCATCGCCGAAACCGTTTCGCGCATGACCGGCATCCCGCTTTCCAGAATGGAAAAGACCGAGACGGAAAAACTCCTTAAGATGGAAGACGAATTGCATAAGATAGTCGTCTCCCAGGAAGAAGCGATTCATGCCATTTCTAAAGCGATACGGCGTTCGCGCGCCGGATTAAAAGACCCCAAGCGCCCCATCGGGACGTTTATCTTCGTCGGCCCGACCGGCTGCGGAAAGACGTTATTGGCGCGCGCGGTTTCAAGGGTGATGTTCGGTGATGAAGACGCCCTGATACAAATAGATATGTCCGAATACATGGAAAAGCACAATGTCTCCCGCCTGGTCGGCGCGCCTCCCGGATACGTCGGTTATGAAGAGGGGGGGCAATTGACCGAGAAAATCAGGCACCGCCCGTATTCCGTGGTGCTTTTGGATGAAATAGAAAAAGCCCATTCGGATGTCTTTAACATGCTCCTCCAGATAATGGAAGAAGGGCGCCTGACCGACAGCTTCGGAAGGCATGTTGATTTCAAGAACGCGATTGTGATTATGACCTCCAATATCGGGGCGGATGTCATCAAGAACCAGGCATCTTTGGGGTTTAAAAAGGTCACGGCGGATTCTTCTTACGAATCCATGAAAGAGGTTTTGCTGAAAGAAGTTAATCACCATTTCCGGCCGGAATTCATTAACCGTTTGGATGATGTAATCGTCTTCCGCAACCTGACCAAGGAGGATTTGAAGAGCGTGATAGAAATAGAAATGAAGGGCGTCAAAAAGCGGATGAAAGACCGGGGGCTGGAAGTCCTTATGGAAGATTCGGCGCGCGATTTTATCATCGATAAAGGCTACAACCCTGATTTCGGAGCGCGTCCTTTGAAGCGCACCATCGAGCGGTTTGTTGAAGACCCATTGTCCGAACAGCTCCTCAAAGGCGAGTTCAAGGACTTTAACCAGGTAAAGATAAAGATGAAAGACGACCATCTTTACTTCGATGCCTGCCGAGTCGAGGCAAAACCGTTTGAGTGCAAGCTCGTGGCAGAAGGCGAAAAAGAGGAAGAAGGTTTAGCAGAAGACAAGGAGATAAAATAACTATGCTTAAAAATAAGGTTGCCATCGTTACCGGAGGCGGGCGCGGAATCGGGCGCGAAATTGCCCTTGCCTTAGCCGCACAGGGCGCCAATATCGTCCTCGTGGATGTGGATGAAAAGACGCTTTCCGAAACCGCTAAAGAAATAGAATCAAAAGGCATCAAGGCTATGACTGCCAAGGCCGATGTCACCAGTTCCACTGATATGGAAAAATTGGCTGATGAGGCCATGGCCAAATTCGGGAGTATTGATATCCTTATCAACAACGCCGGCATCACCCGCGACAACCTGATTATGCGGATGAAGGAAGACGAATGGGACAAGGTTTTATCCATAAACCTAAAAGGCATTTTCAACTGCACCAAGTCAGTTTCCAGATACATGATGAAGCAGAGGAGCGGACGGATTGTCAACATTGCCTCGGTAATCGGGATTGCGGGCAATGTCGGGCAGGCGAATTATGCCGCCTCAAAGGGCGGAGTGATTGCCTTTACCAAATCCGCCGCGCGCGAATTCGCCCCGCGGAATATCAATGTCAATGCCGTTGCCCCGGGCTTTATCCAGACCGCCATGACCGAGGTTCTGAATGAAGACGTCAAGTCAAAGATGATGGAGCGAATTCCCTTGGCGCGCTTGGGAACTCCCAAAGACGTGGCAGACGCGGTCGTGTTTCTGGTCAGCGACGCCTCAAGCTATATCACCGGACAGACCCTCGTCGTCGACGGCGGAATGGTGATGTAGCTATTCGCGAACAGTTTCAGTTTGCAGCAACTCATCAATTTTATTTGACCTTTTATGTTTTATGTGGATATAATGTTTCCTCACATAATTAAATACAGGGAGCTTTATGAAAGATAAAATCAAGATATTCAAAGACAAGCGCGCCGAAGCCCTTCTGGGCGGAGGCAAGGACCGCATCAAGAAACAACATGAGCAGGGCAAGCTAATCGCCCGCGAACGGATTGAACACCTCCTCGATAAAGGCAGCTTCCACGAACTCGATATGTTTGTGGTTCACCAGTGCACCCACTTCGGACTGGAAGACAAGAAATATCCGGGCGACGGAGTAGTCACCGGTTACGGGACGATAGACGGCAGATTGGTTTATGTCTTCTCTCAGGATTTCACAGTATTCGGCGGAGCGCTGGGCGAAGCCTTTGCCAATAAGATATGCAAGGTCATGACCCTGGCGATGAAGGTCGGCGCGCCGGTCATCGGCATCAATGATTCCGGTGGCGCGCGCATACAGGAAGGCGTGGTCTCGCTGGGCGGTTACGGGGAAATCTTCTTCAGGAATACCATCGCATCCGGCGTTATCCCGCAGATTTCCGCCATCATGGGACCATGCGCGGGCGGCGCGGTTTATTCGCCTGCCTTGACGGACTTCATCGTCATGACCAAAGGGACTTCCCACATGTTCATTACCGGGCCGGAAGTGATTAAGTCCGTGACCAAGGAAGAAGTAAGTTTTGAAAACCTGGGCGGCGCAGACGTCCATATGACCCGCTCCGGAGTGGCGCATTTTTCCGCGGAGAGCGAGGAAAAAGCCCTTGCCTTCATCCGCAAGCTCTTATCTTATATCCCGTCCAATAATATGGAAGACCCGCCTTATGCCAAACCGGAAGATAAGCCCAACCGGATGGATAAGGAACTGGTGAATATTATTCCGGATGATTCTGATAAGCCTTACAATATGGAAAAGGTGATTAAGGCGGTGTTTGATGACGGCGATTTCCTGGAGGTGCAGGAAGATTGGGCGAAGAACATCATCATAGGATTCGGAAGACTGAACGGACATTCGGTTGGAGTAGTCGCCAACCAGCCGAACTTTCTTGCCGGATGCCTTGATATAAACGCCTCGATTAAAGCCGGTCGGTTCGTCCGCTTCTGCGACGCCTTTAATATTCCTTTAGTTACCTTTGTGGATGTGCCGGGCTTTTTGCCGGGGACGGCGCAGGAATACGGCGGCATTATCCGTAACGGCGCGAAACTCCTTTATGCCTATTGCGAGGCGACAGTCCCTAAACTTACCGTGATTACCAGGAAGGCTTACGGCGGCGCTTACGACGTCATGTGCAGCAAGCACGTCCGGGCGGATATGAATTTTGCCTGGCCGACGGCGGAGATAGCCGTGATGGGGCCATCAGGCGCGGTCAATATTATTTTCCGGAAAGAGATTTCCGAAGCCAAGGATAAAGAAGCCACCCGGGAAAAGCTGGTCGAGGAATACGCGGAGAAGTTTGAGAATCCTTATATCGCCGCCGAGCGCGGTTATATCGACGAGGTCATCGAGCCGCAGGAAACCCGGCCTAAGCTGATTGCCGCCCTGG from Planctomycetota bacterium encodes the following:
- a CDS encoding ATP-dependent Clp protease ATP-binding subunit — translated: MFDKFTDRARKVMSLARNEAQKLGHDSIGTEHILLALVREGSGVAARALLSMEIDLKKIAQEIEKKIPTEPKPATAGSLPFTPRAKRALEFSHEEAANLGHDYIGTEHLLLGLLKEQEGLAARTLISMGVKLEDIRAEILDILGAGMPPMDSAEEAPEEPETAGTGSKTMPRSSGKSKTPALDAFGRDLTELARQNELDPVIGRRREIERVVQVLCRRTKNNPALLGEAGVGKTAIVEGLAQDIIALRVPEILKDKRIVILDLALMVAGTKYRGQFEERIKAVMNEVRKNKHIILFIDELHTLVGAGGAEGAIDASNVLKPALSRGEIQCIGATTLDEYRKYIEKDGALERRFQTIMVDPPSKDEALEILKGLSDKYEAHHKVKYTEGALASCVELSVRYISGRYLPDKAIDVMDESGARIRLQSLVKPPDLKEMEAELLKVEKDKEAAVRAQDFEKAAQIRDKLSRLRGKKESVLKEWQAQHQEAEGVVDENVIAETVSRMTGIPLSRMEKTETEKLLKMEDELHKIVVSQEEAIHAISKAIRRSRAGLKDPKRPIGTFIFVGPTGCGKTLLARAVSRVMFGDEDALIQIDMSEYMEKHNVSRLVGAPPGYVGYEEGGQLTEKIRHRPYSVVLLDEIEKAHSDVFNMLLQIMEEGRLTDSFGRHVDFKNAIVIMTSNIGADVIKNQASLGFKKVTADSSYESMKEVLLKEVNHHFRPEFINRLDDVIVFRNLTKEDLKSVIEIEMKGVKKRMKDRGLEVLMEDSARDFIIDKGYNPDFGARPLKRTIERFVEDPLSEQLLKGEFKDFNQVKIKMKDDHLYFDACRVEAKPFECKLVAEGEKEEEGLAEDKEIK
- the fabG gene encoding 3-oxoacyl-[acyl-carrier-protein] reductase, with translation MLKNKVAIVTGGGRGIGREIALALAAQGANIVLVDVDEKTLSETAKEIESKGIKAMTAKADVTSSTDMEKLADEAMAKFGSIDILINNAGITRDNLIMRMKEDEWDKVLSINLKGIFNCTKSVSRYMMKQRSGRIVNIASVIGIAGNVGQANYAASKGGVIAFTKSAAREFAPRNINVNAVAPGFIQTAMTEVLNEDVKSKMMERIPLARLGTPKDVADAVVFLVSDASSYITGQTLVVDGGMVM
- a CDS encoding 2-C-methyl-D-erythritol 2,4-cyclodiphosphate synthase; this translates as MIGLGFDIHRLVKGRPLLLGGLKIKHTHGLLGHSDGDALLHAICDGILGAAGMGDIGDLFPDTDPRFKGIDSKIFIREILAMLSKRKLKVNSVDTIIFAEAPKLGPIKRKISESVARILKLSNGKVNIKAKTMERLGPIGGKKAIASLALVTIIPTGRSGKKSNKT
- a CDS encoding ParA family protein, whose protein sequence is MKIIAVTNQKGGVGKTTTAINLSYCLSLAEKPCLLVDMDPQANATSGIGSKTEHTIGVYSVITGANQINKAITSSPYSGLDILVSSPLLNDLEQQGLLRQIGPLRLKNTLKEVGKIYEYIIIDCPPSFGTFSLNALIAAQEVLIPIQCEYFAMEGLTQMISIIEDIRNKYNPELKVNGIVLTMFEPEIEFSKEVAGEVIKHFPDLTFKTKIRRDVSLAESASFGKPGVVYNPVSCGTFGYVELSREILSRN
- a CDS encoding ParB/RepB/Spo0J family partition protein; the protein is MAKKLGRGLGDIISNQPKISAKPEMIPFLNNTSIAPLPRPISIKLEAKPELKDTHSPEKVLPTKVTSGVDTLNIADIIPNRFQPRKEFDPQALNELAESIKASGVIQPLLVRAAGSKYELIAGERRWRACQILKLEKAPAIIKQADDRTMLEWAIIENTQRKDLNPIEKGRAYKDFADVFKLTHEEVGKRIGLDRSTVTNFIRLLELPKEIQDEVSRGTITMGHARALLGVSDKQTQIKLAQRIKKEGMSVRKLEYNISYLNRKQTQSAQPPSQNLYLKELEERLRRKFGTKITITAYKSKGYIGIHFFTNDDFQRILELLESK
- a CDS encoding methylmalonyl-CoA carboxyltransferase, with product MKDKIKIFKDKRAEALLGGGKDRIKKQHEQGKLIARERIEHLLDKGSFHELDMFVVHQCTHFGLEDKKYPGDGVVTGYGTIDGRLVYVFSQDFTVFGGALGEAFANKICKVMTLAMKVGAPVIGINDSGGARIQEGVVSLGGYGEIFFRNTIASGVIPQISAIMGPCAGGAVYSPALTDFIVMTKGTSHMFITGPEVIKSVTKEEVSFENLGGADVHMTRSGVAHFSAESEEKALAFIRKLLSYIPSNNMEDPPYAKPEDKPNRMDKELVNIIPDDSDKPYNMEKVIKAVFDDGDFLEVQEDWAKNIIIGFGRLNGHSVGVVANQPNFLAGCLDINASIKAGRFVRFCDAFNIPLVTFVDVPGFLPGTAQEYGGIIRNGAKLLYAYCEATVPKLTVITRKAYGGAYDVMCSKHVRADMNFAWPTAEIAVMGPSGAVNIIFRKEISEAKDKEATREKLVEEYAEKFENPYIAAERGYIDEVIEPQETRPKLIAALESLMNKRESRPPKKHGSIPL
- a CDS encoding serine/threonine protein kinase — translated: MVEELKDSFIGRDLGTCELMRKIGEGGMGAVYLAHHKRLDKNVAVKILPVSFSKEEDRVKRFVREARSTAKLDHPNIIQIFDIQLAKPGGFYFIIMQYIDGDNLDMRIKKQGKLPIPEAIRIIKSAASALGAAHSMGIIHRDIKAENIMLSKNGEIKLMDFGLARIGDSSSSISSAGDIMGTPHYMAPEQAKGEPIDHRADIYALGITFYYALTGKRPFDGATPVTVIMKHLNEEPPDPTLFAPDIPKNLVKILLKMMAKDPKSRYQSAQDLLNDLDNFIIETPSAMSSTAKTVTYTPLPTTKTSAPKLKKGLKIAGIIILVLLALMFISKIGRKRDQKPDQKPPDTAQKEPEKKPSFPVKKPFNDMLKEARDFLDQNPTKYKESMDNFEGILLAYPDDPLAPKIKDEISRLKKEYEKHRKQKQLEAALLTRCNGFCEAFKNGNDRAMLSYFNSDKLTRLALKKLEGFLKRVVDYFKSHQIEIEKYTLSKDELKLDLNAPTPIAEINVIYHFKKDNKRDTKLQTLQWVFQSNEWYLMPGQQHDLPFASAEPPEK
- a CDS encoding 2,3-bisphosphoglycerate-independent phosphoglycerate mutase, yielding MSDKLVFLLIMDGWGVNSKTEGAPDAVGGLPIVPRSVAERGNAIRLANCKSISLLEKTYPHTELSASGFDVGLPRGLMGNSEVGHLNLGAGRIVWQEITRIDKAIEEGTFFTNPELVAAMNHAKKNNTNLHLMGLVSDGGVHSSDRHYFALLEMAKEMGLKSNQVFFHAAMDGRDTPPTSGVGYIEKIIAKMRELDIGRIATISGRYYLMDRDKRWERVQLAYDALTNGDGVVEDDPITAMKNAYARGENDEFIKPIVLKNTSRIRDNDSVIFFNFRADRAREITRTLTEPGFAPFDDSKLSGVPEPRPSGGSGIGFKRKVFPKVFYTTMTQYEEDFTLPTCPTASFRRVAFKPVRLKNILGELLVQNNLKQLRIAETEKYAHVTYFFNGGEETPFKGEDRMLVPSPKVATYDLQPEMSAPEVTRKVLEAISSRKYNAIVLNFANCDMVGHTGILEAAIKAAQTVDECVGKIVDAVKKVGGITLITADHGNAEEMIDIEHGGGAHTYHTTNPVPFTLVSDGHKGRRLRSGGKLCDVAPTILELLNIPKPKEMDGQSLLI